In Silurus meridionalis isolate SWU-2019-XX chromosome 11, ASM1480568v1, whole genome shotgun sequence, the sequence GTTTGTAGATGTCAGGAGTTATATTGAAATGACACGTAATGGGTGGAGAGTCATTGCAATTTCCTCCGTAGGTGAACAGCGACGCTTAGAGTATTTTTTGTGTAATACAGTGTTGTATTCTCCTCAATTATATTCTATAACAAACCTAAATAATGAATACACAATCAAactaaaaatacatgaaaataacttacattttagaataatttaaatataaaaatgtaaatgttatagtTAGTTACTATCGCTTATTCACAAATAACCATTTACAGGCAAATGTTTTAGGAATAgaactaattaataaaaaacattgtattcacccactatttaaaaataattttcaggCATTAGCTAATATGTTAGCTGATAGGtcaatatatgaatatattaatctgtcaataaattacacattaaagaaaataataattacaattgtactgtttaataataataataattattattattattattattatgtttattattattattactattattattattattattattaaagtactTAACCAACtaaactgtaaaaaattaaagaaaaaacaaagtgttAAGAAGATATTCAtctgaaaatataattattatacccCTTTTATAAGGAAATGAGTTAAATGAGAGACTTGCTAATTAACTTTTGCTTGATTTTTCTTTAGGTCACAACTTAGATGTAACAATGGACAGAATTATGAATCAATGCAAATTACAcaaagatattatatatatatatatgcatatcacacaagaggaaaaaaatgtccatctcCAGGGTTATTCCAACTACAATAAAGAGGATGCACAATAGTATTGCACTACCTGTAACAGTTAAGACCAGCCTATAACTCAAAACGAGTTCATGCAATACTTCAGAGCAAATGTAAGCAAAGCTGGATGCTCTTATATTCTGCAAGGTAGTGAGGAAATGTGTTTGTTATCTTCAGGGCAAGACTAAATATTTTCactggaataaataaaaaggccaGCCATGAggattgcacaagccagtgcactatttttgtctgtttcaaGCACAGATAAATAGATTCTGAGATTTacgataaaaaaaagttatggaGTGAGTTATATAAACTGGTGGAGAGTGCGcccaagaaagaaagaatgatgaTTGTAGCAGACATCAATAAGCATGTTGATGAAGGGAACAGAGTTGGTAGGTATGTATGGCTTCAAGGAGGGGAATGTGTAAGAATGTCTTACAGAATgtctaatgaaaaaaaaaataagaaaaagaaaagtaataaaaaacagaacttTGACCAAATTCTAAAAGTGATTATTCTTTAAGGTGCTGCACTGTGTGGCTTTCCTAAATGACAAATGacagaaggtaaaaaaaaattaataattcagCACCATGGAGAGCCACCAGTTCGCATAACTTGTGctaaactttttttgtgtgttaatatGCATATGTTGATATGCATGTTTTGCATAAAAGGAATGAATCTACCAGGTAATCAATAAAAGCAAGAATAATCAGAAGCTTCCCTAAATATATGTAAAGCCACTtctttacaaatacatttttttttttggataaattCACTGACACGCTCcgaaaaataaaaattccatATATTCTTCAATATGCATGTGTACTAGCACTTTAACCTCCTGTAAACAATTGTCATTGTTACCAATTCTGGTACATTTGTCATAAGTcagtgtgggagagagagacaaatgCAGGGAATAAACAAAGTTAGGCATGAAGTGACCCGCAAGGTGTACCCTTGATTGACAAGCAAGCAAGAGACCAAGACatagagtggaaaaaaaaaaagcaatgtggTCATATTTTAAACCACAGAAAGATTAATGGTCAGTGAAAGTAATTAAgcttatttacaatttttacagGGAGCAAATTACCATACAACCAGgcataattaattcattaaaagtaTAGCCACTGAATTTTAGCATTGATAAAAAGGAATTGAAAAAATAATCTTACCTCGTCTCCCTCTCCTGTGTTAAGGGTAATTAAATTTGCAGCTAAAGTCTCATTTTGAACCTTCTGCAGAGTTCCTCCAGCAGTAAGTGTGGTGTCATTGTAAGATGTGATGAACTTGAAGTCACTAGTGCGTGATCCTGTAGTTAGATACGTGTCATAATTGTAAGAACTGCGGAGAGTTCCAGCTCCCTCCACTTCTGCATAGTTGGGAGGGAGATATGCACTGGGAATAGCCACTGCTCCATCAAACAACAGTCTGGGTTTTCTCCTGTGGCAAAACCTCACAGCCAGGATCAGAATAATGAAAGTCAAGAAAAAGGTGGAGACAGAAACCAGTGCGATTATCAAATAAAAAGTCAATTTGGAATTGTTCTCCTCATAAGTTATGTCTTTAAGGTCTGGGACTTCAGCAAGATTAtcagaaataagtaaatatacagaacaCGTAGCAGAGAGAGGTGGTTGTCCATTATCTTTCACCAAGATAACAAGATTCTGCTTCATGCTGTCAGATTCAGTAATGTCCCTCTGAGCCCTGATTTCTCCACTATGGAGACCAATAGTGAAAAGTCCTGGATCAGTAGACTTCATGATCTGATATGACAACCATGCATTCTGTCCAGAGTCTGCATCCACAGAAATAACTTTGGAGAGCAGAGATCCAGAGAGGGCAGATTTTGGAACCATCTCAGTCATTAAAGACTTTCCTTCTGAAGCAGGGTATAATATCTGTGGAGCATTATCATTCTCATCTGATATGAACACACTCACAGTTACATTGGTGCTGAGTGGAGGAGAACCATTGTCTCTGGCTACAATCTGGACTTTGAAGTCTCTAAACTTTTCATAGTCAAATGACCTTACAGCATGGATCACTCCAGTATCTgagttaataaacaaatatgagGACACAGGAAAACTGTTTATCTCACTGGGCACCAGagaatacagtactgtaccatTCTGCCTCCAGTCTGGGTCTGTTGCAGAAACAGAAGTAACAGAGGTTCCTGGTTTGTTATTTTCAATTACATTTGCAGTGTAGGATTGCTGTTCAAAAACAGGAGGATTGTCATTGATATCTGATAAAGTTATATGGATGATCATGTATGAGGATAAAGGCGGAGAGCCTCCATCACTAGCAATGATTGTTATGTTATAATATTCTTCCATCTCTCGATCGAGTATGCTTGTAGTTGCcagtgaaaaataatttttgatcGATGGATTTAATTGAAAAGGAACATTTCCCTGGACTGCACAACGGATCTGTCGATTATCTCCTGAATCTTTATCCTGAACATTTATAATAGCCACCTCAGTGCCTACAATAACATTTTCAGGTAGAGGAGTATTTAGAGATTTAAGAACAATTTTAGGAGCATTGTCATTGACATCAGTAATATCAATAATCACACTCGCAGTCGATGCTAAACCAGATCCATCTTTAGCCTGGATTCcaatttcataatatttttccTCCTCATAGTCGATATCTCCAGCCACATTAATTTGTCCACTAAATTCGTGAATAGTAAATAATTGTGCTGCTTTATGAGCAATGTGACTGAATTCATACGTCACTGCGCCATTTGCTCCTTCATCTGCATCTTCTGCGCTCACAGTAACGACTTCTGTTCCTATCAGTGCGTTTTCAGCTAAAACCACTTTATATACAGACTGTGTGAACACTGGAATATTATCATTAGCATCAAGCACAGTGATGTGTATAACAGCAGTCCCTGATCTCTGAGGAATCCCGCCATCCACTGCGGTAAGAATTAAGTCGATATTTTTCTGCTGTTCGCGATCCAGCTCTTTATCCAGCACAAGTTCTGCGTATTTCCGtccgtttttattttctttcacagacaaaacaaaattgTCGTTCTTTTCTAGCGAATAGTCTTTCACTCCGTTTTGTCCGATGTCATAGTCGTGAGCTTCATCCAAACGGAAGCGCTGCCCTTTATCAGCGGACTCACGGATTTCAAAGCTAATTCTCTTCTTAATAAACATTGGCGCGTTGTCATTGATATCCTGAATGTTTAGAGAAATGCGATGTAGCTCGAGCGGATTTTCTAAGACGAGCTCATAATTCAGGATGCAATTCATTCTCGAGTCACAGAGCTTTTCCCGGTCTATTGTCTCTGCAACGACCAATTTTCCGGTATTAAGATTAATATCAACATACCGCTTACTGCTATCCTCCGTTTCAACTCGGGCCTTCCGTGATTTTAATTCTGCAGCATCTATTCCGAGATCCTTTGCCGGATTTCCAATCACATACTGTGCCTTCGTTTCCTCTGGTACTGTGTAGCTCAAGTCTCCATTGACGGCAATAAAAATGAAGGAAAGGAGTGCTATGAGTAAAGAAGACCACGGTACTGAAAGCGTCTTGAAATCCATATTTGAAAAGCTGAACGTCTTTATCCGGATAATTCTATAACGTAATAtaacttttaaatgtttctttaaaaaatagcaGAGGGTATAAAAACCAGCTGGACTAAAACAAGATATGTTCCTGTTAATAACGAACGCAGATGTTCAGTCATGGGTTAGTAGCGACTTCAAGTGATGGTCAACAGCGACGCTTTGAGCATTTGGTTTTTACTGCAAGTATGAATTTTGGATCGTCGTAATAAACACTGCATAAATAcgagagaaaaatgtatattattttctcatttttctgcATGGAGCATGAATGAACGTAGCAGAGTTGTTTGTAGTGTACTGGTGCTGTCCACATACACGGTGCTGAATCTCACACTGCTCAGTTATGAGAAGCTCTACCCACGTTACTTCTCCAAATACTTGAAATATCATAAGTAAAATATTGTTATCTAAATGTCAAAGACTCTTTCTCTTTGATGAATTTTATCAGGATTAATGGCTAACCAAAATTTGAATAGGATTAGTCCGAAGTGGTTAATTTAACACTGGTCAAATAGAattaaaatggacaaaaaaaagaaaaagatttttcgTAACTGTTTGTGTTATACATTAAATTTAGTTAGTtaaatttttgtttgctttttagaCCTTATCTCATTGAAATCTACATAATGATGCATGGCAGCACAATAGATTACATGCCACCATATATTGAAAAACATGTTGAGCTCTCGGTTTTACAGAATGTATAACATGCTTTACTATTTGAAAACCATGCTGAGCTCTCTGTTACACATTATAAGTTCTACCATTAAAAATATGTTCATAAGAAGAAAATTATACAACTCTTatgtacaaaaacaacaaaattacCACATTTCTATAAGAGCTCTGAATAACTGCCAGTCTCATACTTTAACCACTTCATGGTAATTATTTAAGGGTTGTGGAGCCAATAAAAACCTGAATGTGTGGCATGCCAGGAAAAGCTAACTTACAATAAGGTCATTAATAGATTTGACAATGAACAGAGTTATGAATCAATACAAACTTAACAAagatattatacattatatatatatatatatatatatatatatatatatatatatatatatatatatatatatatatatatatgcatatcaCACAAGAGGGAAAACAAATCCATCTCCAGTGTTATTCCAACTACAATAAAGAGGATGCACAATAGTATTGCACTATACCTGTAACAGTTAAGACCAGCCTATACCTCAAAACGAGTTCATGCAATATTTCAGAGCAAATGTAAGCAAAGGTGGATGTTCTCATGGAAATGTGTTTGTTGTCTTCAGGGCAAGACTGAATATTTTCACCGGTATGAATAAAACGGACAGCCATGAGGATTGcacaagcccagataaatggggataAGAAaattcaacagtgcccttttgCCACAAATAGATTCTGAGATTTACAATAAGAAAAAGTtatggagtgagttagataaagtggtgaAGAGTGTgcctaagaaagaaagaatgatgaTTGCAACAGACTTCAATAAGTTGTTGAGGAAGTGGTATGTATGGCTTCAAGGAGAGGAATGTGTTGGTAGATTTTGCGGTTGGTAGATTTTGTGAAAAGGATGAAAATATCAttggtgaatatatatatattttttaatgaggaGCTAGTttgtggtgaagaggtgctggatgattgggcaactactgcagaagggATAAGGGAGATAGGAAGGTATTTTGGTGTGACAACtggaaagagaaaataagacaatgaagcatggtggtgaaaGTACagaaaagcataaggagaaaaagattgggtaaacagaattgggatcaccagagagatgaaaaaagtaggcaggagtacaaggagatgtgacAACatgtgaagagggatgtggcaaagcATATGAAAAGAAATATGATGTATGTCTGTATAAGAAGCTGTATAACAAAATGAACATTAAGGATAGAGGATTTGTAACAATTGGctaggcagagggaccgagctgggaaggatgtgctgcaagttaggtCAATAAAGGAGGGGTTAGAGGATGCCTCAAGAATGGAGAAGGAAtggcttttacttttttttaagaataagggagatgtgcagacctgccataactacagaggaataaagttgattagtCACTCC encodes:
- the LOC124393331 gene encoding putative protocadherin beta-18, translated to MDFKTLSVPWSSLLIALLSFIFIAVNGDLSYTVPEETKAQYVIGNPAKDLGIDAAELKSRKARVETEDSSKRYVDINLNTGKLVVAETIDREKLCDSRMNCILNYELVLENPLELHRISLNIQDINDNAPMFIKKRISFEIRESADKGQRFRLDEAHDYDIGQNGVKDYSLEKNDNFVLSVKENKNGRKYAELVLDKELDREQQKNIDLILTAVDGGIPQRSGTAVIHITVLDANDNIPVFTQSVYKVVLAENALIGTEVVTVSAEDADEGANGAVTYEFSHIAHKAAQLFTIHEFSGQINVAGDIDYEEEKYYEIGIQAKDGSGLASTASVIIDITDVNDNAPKIVLKSLNTPLPENVIVGTEVAIINVQDKDSGDNRQIRCAVQGNVPFQLNPSIKNYFSLATTSILDREMEEYYNITIIASDGGSPPLSSYMIIHITLSDINDNPPVFEQQSYTANVIENNKPGTSVTSVSATDPDWRQNGTVLYSLVPSEINSFPVSSYLFINSDTGVIHAVRSFDYEKFRDFKVQIVARDNGSPPLSTNVTVSVFISDENDNAPQILYPASEGKSLMTEMVPKSALSGSLLSKVISVDADSGQNAWLSYQIMKSTDPGLFTIGLHSGEIRAQRDITESDSMKQNLVILVKDNGQPPLSATCSVYLLISDNLAEVPDLKDITYEENNSKLTFYLIIALVSVSTFFLTFIILILAVRFCHRRKPRLLFDGAVAIPSAYLPPNYAEVEGAGTLRSSYNYDTYLTTGSRTSDFKFITSYNDTTLTAGGTLQKVQNETLAANLITLNTGEGDED